One Aerococcus urinaeequi DNA segment encodes these proteins:
- a CDS encoding phosphoglycerate dehydrogenase, whose product MQKILAIANLVKDWQIDDIKDLASNYQVKMADELTDTDFPNIEIQYGWDADLAEKYAANGYDSLRWIQVQFAGINQLPKEVVADEKIQITNMSGIHATPIAETVFGYILNYYRSLHIYKAREEKQHWEYAQHMSLPEKKMVVFGAGNVGKEIARIGQAFGLKTVGVNTSGRDVHYFDQTVKTADGFEQVTDANIIVNVLPETDATQNVFDATYFGRQEKQPLFINVGRGSAIVDQDLIEAIDQGVIAYASLDVFREEPLPADHPFWAHDKIDVTPHMTGQVEHFAIETYKIFQANLAAYTKDGDLSVNVVSKEKGY is encoded by the coding sequence ATGCAAAAAATATTAGCCATCGCAAACCTTGTAAAGGATTGGCAAATCGATGATATCAAAGACTTAGCAAGTAATTATCAGGTGAAAATGGCGGACGAGTTGACCGACACAGACTTCCCCAATATTGAAATTCAATATGGCTGGGATGCTGATTTAGCTGAAAAATATGCAGCAAATGGTTATGATAGCCTTCGCTGGATCCAAGTCCAATTCGCTGGCATCAATCAATTACCTAAAGAAGTCGTCGCTGATGAAAAGATTCAAATCACAAACATGAGTGGGATTCATGCGACACCAATCGCAGAGACCGTTTTTGGTTACATCTTGAACTACTACCGGAGTTTACATATTTATAAGGCGCGTGAAGAAAAACAACATTGGGAATATGCCCAACACATGTCTTTGCCTGAAAAGAAAATGGTCGTGTTTGGTGCTGGTAATGTAGGGAAAGAAATCGCCCGTATCGGCCAAGCATTCGGTTTAAAAACTGTTGGTGTGAATACTTCAGGCCGCGATGTACACTACTTTGATCAAACAGTGAAAACAGCGGACGGCTTTGAACAAGTGACTGATGCCAATATCATCGTCAACGTCCTACCAGAAACAGACGCCACACAAAACGTCTTTGATGCTACATATTTCGGTCGTCAAGAAAAACAACCCTTATTTATTAATGTGGGACGTGGATCAGCCATTGTAGACCAGGACTTAATTGAAGCTATTGATCAAGGTGTCATTGCCTATGCATCCCTTGATGTCTTTAGAGAAGAACCTTTGCCAGCAGACCATCCTTTCTGGGCCCATGACAAGATTGATGTGACGCCACATATGACTGGTCAAGTAGAACACTTTGCAATTGAAACTTACAAGATATTCCAAGCTAACTTAGCAGCTTACACAAAAGATGGCGATTTATCAGTCAATGTCGTTTCAAAAGAAAAAGGCTATTAA
- a CDS encoding aspartate carbamoyltransferase catalytic subunit, translated as MRHFLSVEQFTNEEFMMLVRRASDFKHGRDSFKSDRTIVNMFFENSTRTKMSFEMAEHKIGMHRMNFDLTTSSVNKGESLYDSVLTMQAIGADVVVIRHPDANYPDQLVNLDVQVVNAGSGAGQHPSQSLLDIMTIYEEFGDFRDLDIAIIGDIMYSRVAVSNMMMLNQLGANVIFAGPNQYFDKRYEKYGEWMSVDDAVKTADVVMMLRVQLERHPNGDKPFEKADYHEKFGLTRERFQTMKDHAIIMHPAPVNRDVEIADELIECEKSRIVSQMSNGVYARIAILEWVLKGRYDELNNHKW; from the coding sequence ATGCGACATTTCTTATCCGTAGAACAATTTACCAATGAAGAATTTATGATGTTAGTGAGGAGAGCGTCTGACTTTAAACATGGACGAGACAGTTTTAAGAGCGACCGAACGATCGTGAATATGTTCTTTGAAAATTCAACGCGAACCAAAATGAGTTTTGAGATGGCTGAACACAAAATTGGCATGCATCGGATGAACTTTGACCTGACAACGTCATCCGTTAATAAAGGGGAGTCTCTATACGACTCAGTCCTGACCATGCAAGCAATCGGTGCCGACGTTGTGGTTATCCGCCATCCTGACGCTAACTATCCTGACCAACTGGTTAACCTTGATGTGCAGGTGGTAAACGCGGGTTCAGGAGCAGGTCAGCATCCCTCCCAATCTTTACTTGATATTATGACCATTTACGAAGAATTCGGTGACTTTAGAGACTTAGATATCGCCATTATTGGTGATATCATGTATTCAAGGGTAGCCGTTTCCAATATGATGATGCTAAATCAATTAGGGGCGAATGTCATTTTTGCTGGGCCAAACCAATACTTTGATAAGCGCTATGAAAAATATGGTGAGTGGATGTCAGTTGACGACGCTGTGAAAACGGCCGATGTCGTGATGATGCTGAGAGTTCAATTGGAACGCCATCCAAACGGGGACAAGCCTTTTGAAAAGGCAGACTACCATGAAAAATTCGGTTTAACGCGAGAACGATTCCAAACCATGAAAGACCACGCCATTATCATGCACCCAGCACCAGTTAACCGGGACGTTGAGATTGCGGATGAATTGATCGAGTGCGAGAAGAGTCGGATTGTGTCACAAATGTCCAACGGGGTTTATGCACGTATTGCAATTTTGGAATGGGTATTGAAAGGAAGATATGATGAGCTTAATAATCACAAATGGTAA
- a CDS encoding ring-cleaving dioxygenase, whose amino-acid sequence MSTDLLGIHHVTAITSSAEKNYQFYAGVLGMRLVKKTVNQDDIHTYHTFFSDDEGNAGTDLTFFDFPDVPSGYYGTNSISRIGLRVPNDASLAYYEERLKSFDVKTEEIKEVYGKKVLRFEDFDGQRLQIFSDEKNEGVAPGKPWKNGPVPEDKAIYGLGPIEISVSYYEDFGKILEQIYGMKQLSDDGQEALYEVGEGGNGGQVILRKDLVTPPGLQGYGEVHHVSFRVADHDAIQHWVNKYQQIGLPSSGLVDRFFFEALYARIGDILIEISTDGPGFMGDEPYETLGESLSLPPFLEENRAHIESQIRQFDTTQPNDYGFKS is encoded by the coding sequence ATGTCAACAGATTTATTAGGTATTCACCACGTAACGGCTATTACTTCAAGCGCGGAAAAGAACTATCAATTTTATGCAGGTGTTTTGGGCATGCGTTTGGTTAAGAAAACAGTTAATCAAGATGATATTCATACTTACCATACCTTCTTCTCAGATGATGAAGGGAACGCGGGTACAGATTTAACATTCTTTGACTTTCCGGACGTGCCAAGTGGTTACTATGGTACAAACTCAATTTCTCGTATCGGTTTACGTGTGCCAAATGATGCATCCTTAGCTTACTACGAAGAACGGTTGAAATCATTTGATGTGAAGACTGAAGAAATTAAAGAAGTTTACGGAAAGAAAGTTTTACGTTTTGAAGATTTTGACGGTCAACGCCTACAAATCTTCTCAGATGAAAAAAACGAGGGTGTTGCACCTGGTAAACCTTGGAAAAATGGTCCAGTCCCAGAAGACAAAGCGATTTACGGATTAGGACCAATCGAAATTTCAGTATCTTACTATGAAGACTTTGGAAAAATTCTCGAACAAATCTATGGCATGAAACAATTGTCAGACGATGGTCAAGAAGCCCTATATGAAGTAGGCGAGGGTGGTAACGGTGGTCAAGTTATCTTACGTAAAGACTTAGTGACACCACCTGGATTACAAGGATACGGTGAAGTTCACCATGTATCATTTCGTGTCGCTGACCACGATGCCATCCAACATTGGGTCAACAAGTATCAACAAATCGGTCTACCAAGTTCAGGTTTAGTCGATCGTTTCTTCTTTGAAGCCCTATACGCACGTATCGGTGACATCTTGATTGAAATCTCAACTGATGGACCAGGTTTTATGGGTGATGAACCATATGAAACGTTAGGTGAATCATTATCATTACCGCCATTCTTGGAAGAAAACCGTGCGCATATTGAGTCGCAAATCCGTCAATTTGATACAACACAGCCCAATGATTATGGCTTCAAATCGTAA
- a CDS encoding dihydroorotate dehydrogenase, which produces MSRLSVKLPGLELKNPVMPASGCFGYGEGFADKYDLSILGALVDKSTTVEVRKGNPDPRYYHSGERILNSVGLKNPGVEGVLAEKLPYLAQFDVPIIQSVAGSTVEDYVEATKALSKAQNVKAIELNISCPNVKLGGLQFGTDPEVAADLTRQVKAVTSLPVYVKLTPNVTDITVIAKAVEAAGADAIVMINTITGQTFDLQTRQPVLGGITGGLSGSSLKYVALRMVRQVAQVVDIPIIGVGGIESIDDVLEMIIAGATAVQIGSANYANPMVCKEIIEGLPARMDELNIESIEKLVQEMKMMIKQ; this is translated from the coding sequence ATGTCACGTTTAAGTGTTAAATTACCAGGTTTAGAATTAAAGAATCCAGTAATGCCAGCGTCTGGCTGTTTTGGTTATGGAGAAGGTTTTGCAGACAAATATGACTTAAGCATTTTAGGTGCTTTAGTAGATAAATCAACAACTGTAGAAGTTAGAAAAGGGAATCCAGATCCACGTTACTACCACTCCGGAGAACGTATTTTAAATTCAGTTGGTCTTAAAAATCCAGGCGTTGAAGGGGTTTTAGCAGAAAAATTACCTTATCTAGCACAATTTGATGTACCCATTATTCAAAGTGTTGCCGGGTCAACAGTTGAAGACTATGTTGAGGCAACGAAAGCTTTATCTAAAGCTCAGAATGTAAAGGCTATCGAATTAAATATCTCTTGTCCAAATGTTAAACTAGGTGGTCTACAATTTGGTACCGATCCAGAAGTAGCAGCAGATTTAACTAGACAGGTAAAAGCCGTAACGTCTTTACCTGTTTATGTAAAATTAACGCCTAATGTAACAGATATTACGGTTATTGCAAAGGCGGTAGAGGCTGCAGGTGCCGATGCTATTGTAATGATCAATACAATTACAGGTCAAACATTCGACCTACAAACAAGACAACCCGTTTTAGGTGGGATAACTGGTGGCTTGTCTGGTTCTTCCTTGAAATATGTTGCCTTAAGAATGGTACGTCAGGTTGCACAAGTAGTAGATATTCCTATCATTGGAGTAGGTGGTATCGAAAGCATTGATGATGTATTAGAAATGATCATTGCTGGTGCAACAGCTGTTCAAATAGGTTCTGCCAACTACGCCAACCCAATGGTTTGTAAGGAAATCATCGAAGGCTTGCCAGCACGTATGGATGAACTGAATATTGAATCTATTGAAAAATTAGTCCAAGAAATGAAAATGATGATCAAACAATAA
- a CDS encoding 2-keto-4-pentenoate hydratase: MMDQEIIHASKTLYQADNEKVPVQYGKFGIVNEEDGYRVQQAVLDLRKEAGEKVAGYKISLSAKIQQSFFKTTTPLYGVMTDKGVWGSDMDLSKFMGPLLEFEIIFKAEERISSDDSVETIMSKCKVATGYEIPDCRYDDWYGNISKFELIADGAANAGVVAGEYVKRTYQEIDDVMGTVTVDGQPYTQGSSKEVMGHPAYSVQWLAQKLAETGKAIEPGMFVASGAVNMPKVIKPGVYVGQFEGLPPVTLNAK; the protein is encoded by the coding sequence ATGATGGATCAAGAAATTATTCACGCTAGTAAGACACTATATCAGGCAGATAATGAAAAAGTGCCGGTACAATACGGGAAATTTGGAATTGTCAATGAAGAAGACGGCTACCGAGTGCAACAAGCTGTTTTAGATTTAAGAAAAGAGGCTGGTGAAAAAGTTGCAGGTTATAAAATTTCCTTGTCAGCAAAAATTCAGCAGTCATTTTTTAAGACCACAACGCCTTTATACGGCGTCATGACGGACAAAGGCGTTTGGGGTTCGGATATGGACCTGAGCAAATTTATGGGTCCTTTGTTAGAATTTGAAATCATATTCAAGGCTGAAGAAAGGATTTCGTCTGACGATTCAGTGGAAACCATTATGTCTAAATGCAAGGTGGCGACAGGATATGAAATCCCTGATTGCCGGTATGACGATTGGTACGGGAACATTTCAAAATTTGAATTGATTGCCGATGGGGCAGCCAATGCAGGTGTAGTAGCTGGTGAATACGTCAAACGGACTTATCAAGAAATTGATGACGTGATGGGGACAGTAACAGTAGATGGTCAACCATACACCCAAGGTTCTTCAAAAGAGGTGATGGGTCACCCAGCTTATTCAGTCCAATGGTTGGCACAGAAATTGGCTGAAACAGGCAAAGCTATTGAGCCGGGCATGTTTGTGGCTTCAGGTGCCGTTAATATGCCGAAAGTTATTAAACCAGGCGTTTATGTTGGCCAATTTGAAGGTCTACCTCCAGTTACGCTAAACGCTAAATAA
- the rpsU gene encoding 30S ribosomal protein S21, whose amino-acid sequence MSKTVVRKNESLDDALRRFKRSVSKSGTIQEARKREFYEKPSVKRKKKSEAARKRKF is encoded by the coding sequence ATGTCAAAAACTGTAGTTCGTAAAAACGAATCACTTGACGACGCTCTTCGTCGCTTCAAACGTTCAGTTTCAAAATCTGGCACAATACAAGAAGCACGTAAACGTGAATTCTACGAAAAACCTTCAGTAAAACGTAAGAAAAAATCTGAAGCGGCTCGTAAACGTAAATTCTAA
- a CDS encoding GatB/YqeY domain-containing protein yields the protein MALLDQLNTDMKVAMKAKDKFKLSVIRMLKAAVQNAEINKGSALSEDEEIELLARELKQRKESEAEFRQADHVELADNAVAEIAIIEEYLPAQLSEAELDEGVKQVIDEVGATSMKDFGKVMQTAVAKFKGQADGNAIQTVAKKYLG from the coding sequence ATGGCGTTATTAGACCAACTAAATACCGATATGAAGGTAGCCATGAAAGCTAAAGATAAATTTAAGTTATCTGTTATCCGTATGTTAAAAGCAGCAGTTCAAAATGCTGAAATTAACAAGGGAAGTGCATTGTCTGAAGATGAAGAAATTGAACTTTTGGCTCGCGAGTTGAAGCAACGAAAAGAGTCGGAAGCAGAGTTCCGTCAAGCAGACCATGTAGAATTAGCAGATAACGCAGTTGCTGAAATTGCGATTATCGAAGAATACTTGCCTGCACAATTATCAGAAGCTGAATTAGACGAGGGTGTCAAACAAGTTATTGACGAAGTTGGCGCTACATCTATGAAGGATTTTGGTAAAGTCATGCAAACTGCTGTGGCCAAATTTAAAGGTCAAGCGGATGGTAATGCAATCCAAACAGTAGCAAAAAAATATTTAGGTTAA
- a CDS encoding Fur family transcriptional regulator, producing the protein MNFVDESMQVLHEAGFKYTKKRADMLNVFDEEGAYFLSAKEVQQRLENLYPGISFDTIYRNLKLFEDHHFLETSEVNGEMVFRKHCDPHLGHHHHFICTNCGKSIPINSCHMTFFADQLPGCEIVSHTIELQGLCSECQ; encoded by the coding sequence ATGAATTTTGTAGATGAGTCCATGCAAGTCCTACACGAAGCTGGTTTTAAATATACCAAGAAACGTGCTGACATGTTAAACGTCTTTGATGAAGAAGGGGCCTATTTCCTGAGCGCCAAAGAAGTGCAGCAACGATTAGAAAACTTATATCCAGGTATCTCATTCGATACCATTTACCGGAACCTAAAATTATTCGAAGACCACCACTTCCTTGAAACCTCTGAAGTCAACGGGGAGATGGTCTTTAGAAAGCATTGTGATCCACATTTAGGACACCACCATCATTTTATCTGTACAAATTGTGGCAAGTCGATTCCAATCAATTCTTGCCACATGACATTCTTTGCTGATCAATTACCAGGTTGTGAAATTGTCAGCCATACCATTGAATTACAAGGGCTTTGTAGTGAATGCCAGTAA
- a CDS encoding SDR family NAD(P)-dependent oxidoreductase, with product MDLGLKGKVAVITGASRGIGFETAKTLAEEGAQVVITARHEDRLIEAQTAIKEATGVEVDYAVADVTDLPAVQKAIADTASKYGTIDILVNNAGGHRAGSFEEVDNDTWRFDLEIKIIGVANFTREVLPYMRKQASGSIISVVSNSGKTPGPKSVPTSPARSAGLAVIKELSKEYGEYNIRANAVCIGYIRSEQVEKMWQNDPENPTWEEFSKQKAKDTHTPMGRVGETTEAAKVISFLASDAASYVSGAAVNIDGGASDAM from the coding sequence ATGGATTTAGGATTAAAAGGTAAAGTAGCAGTCATTACAGGGGCAAGTAGAGGTATTGGATTTGAAACAGCGAAAACACTTGCTGAGGAGGGTGCACAAGTTGTGATTACAGCCCGCCACGAAGACCGATTAATTGAGGCACAAACAGCTATTAAAGAAGCGACAGGGGTTGAAGTGGATTACGCAGTAGCTGATGTCACAGATTTACCCGCTGTCCAAAAGGCGATCGCGGATACGGCATCCAAATACGGGACTATCGATATCTTAGTCAATAATGCGGGTGGCCACAGAGCGGGCTCATTTGAAGAAGTAGATAATGACACATGGCGATTCGACCTGGAAATTAAAATTATTGGTGTGGCCAATTTTACCCGTGAAGTATTGCCTTATATGCGTAAACAAGCTTCAGGTTCAATTATTAGCGTGGTTTCAAATTCTGGTAAGACGCCAGGTCCAAAGTCTGTACCGACTTCACCAGCTCGTTCAGCTGGTTTAGCTGTCATCAAAGAATTGAGTAAGGAGTACGGTGAATACAATATTCGTGCAAATGCGGTATGTATTGGTTATATCCGCAGTGAACAGGTTGAAAAGATGTGGCAAAATGACCCAGAAAATCCAACTTGGGAAGAGTTTTCAAAACAAAAAGCCAAAGATACGCATACGCCAATGGGCCGTGTTGGTGAAACAACAGAAGCTGCTAAAGTGATTAGCTTCCTTGCTTCAGATGCCGCCTCATATGTGAGTGGTGCAGCTGTCAATATTGATGGTGGCGCATCAGACGCTATGTAA
- a CDS encoding pyruvate, water dikinase regulatory protein encodes MSQVTPQKPKYFLISDAVGSLVNDIFQSVSVQFPSVEFDITNYPFIQHDDMLLPILKQAKIEKASIVASFINKDLNKIAEDYCEMAGIFYLNVLDKLMDQIVSQTNVKPSGKPGIRHQLDDEYYKRIEALEFAVNNDDGQQPKRFIDADIVLLGISRTSKTPLSMYLANMGYKVANLPLVPESRIPDIIYKIDRSKIIGLTNDVNVLNKFRRERMRSYGIEDASLYTNDARIEKELAYANKLYEELNCPVINVADRSIEETATLIIMFFNSTKTSG; translated from the coding sequence ATGAGCCAAGTCACACCACAAAAGCCAAAGTATTTCCTGATTTCTGATGCAGTTGGATCGCTAGTGAATGATATTTTCCAAAGCGTGTCCGTTCAATTTCCATCCGTTGAATTTGATATCACTAATTACCCTTTCATACAACACGATGACATGCTACTACCTATTTTAAAACAGGCAAAAATTGAAAAAGCATCCATCGTTGCTTCTTTCATCAATAAAGACCTTAATAAAATTGCGGAAGATTATTGTGAAATGGCGGGGATTTTCTACTTGAATGTCCTTGACAAATTAATGGATCAGATTGTGAGCCAAACAAATGTGAAACCGTCCGGAAAACCGGGTATTCGCCACCAACTTGACGATGAATACTATAAACGAATTGAGGCCTTAGAGTTTGCGGTCAATAACGATGACGGTCAACAACCCAAACGCTTTATCGATGCGGATATCGTCTTATTAGGGATTTCTAGAACGTCTAAAACCCCATTAAGTATGTATCTTGCGAATATGGGTTATAAAGTGGCCAACCTGCCGTTGGTCCCAGAATCTAGAATCCCAGATATTATTTATAAAATTGATCGGTCAAAAATCATTGGCTTGACCAATGACGTCAATGTTTTAAATAAGTTCCGTCGTGAACGGATGCGCTCATATGGGATTGAAGATGCCAGTCTATATACAAATGATGCCCGAATTGAAAAAGAATTGGCCTACGCCAACAAACTATACGAAGAGTTGAATTGTCCAGTCATCAACGTGGCTGACCGGTCAATTGAAGAAACAGCCACGTTGATCATCATGTTCTTCAACTCAACCAAAACCTCAGGGTGA
- the pyrR gene encoding bifunctional pyr operon transcriptional regulator/uracil phosphoribosyltransferase PyrR yields the protein MVKVIMNEKEIGRALTRLSHEIIERYKGIDNLVLVGIETRGVPLAERLAAKIEEIEGVVPVEKINIDGYRDDAEEAIQVAKKGTDLTGKKVILVDDVLYTGRTTRAALDACVDLGRPAEIALAVLVDRGHREFPIRADFVGKNIPTAREEDVVVALNEVDDKDEVLIK from the coding sequence ATGGTAAAAGTGATTATGAATGAAAAAGAAATTGGCCGCGCTTTAACACGTTTATCTCATGAAATTATCGAACGTTATAAGGGTATTGATAATTTGGTACTTGTTGGGATTGAAACGAGAGGTGTTCCTTTAGCTGAACGTCTAGCTGCTAAAATTGAAGAAATTGAAGGAGTTGTTCCTGTCGAAAAGATCAATATCGATGGTTACCGTGATGACGCAGAAGAAGCTATTCAAGTGGCAAAAAAAGGGACAGATTTAACGGGTAAAAAGGTCATCTTGGTAGATGATGTTTTATATACTGGCCGGACAACACGCGCTGCTTTAGATGCTTGTGTTGACCTAGGTCGTCCAGCTGAGATTGCCTTAGCAGTTTTAGTTGATCGTGGACATAGAGAATTCCCAATCCGTGCAGATTTTGTCGGAAAAAATATCCCAACTGCTCGTGAAGAAGATGTGGTTGTGGCTTTAAATGAAGTAGATGATAAAGACGAGGTTTTAATTAAATAG
- a CDS encoding dihydroorotase — MSLIITNGKQVTKDNQLVDIHLKIDGKKIVAVSEQLDFDVADNDQVIDVAGKLVTPGLTDVHVHFRQPGFEDKETILTGSQAAARGGFTRVAAMPNLNPAPDTPEKLTAIQELIDQDAVIEVLQYAPITGNLKSDDLVDMENMPEAFAFTNDGFGVQTAGTMYLAMKEAARLGKPIVAHTEDESLLFGGVMHEGVKNKELGLPGILNATESSQIARDIHLAEETGVHYHVCHVSTKASVAAIRDGKARGVHVTAEVAPHHLILNELDIPADDATYKMNPPLRGEEDQAALLEGLLDGTLDMVATDHAPHTLAEKANGFMGSPFGIVGIETAFAVMYTHFVKTGIMSLAFLLEKMVTAPTDVFDLAPATLSVGSSADIAVFDLSQAYTIDPADYLSKSQVTPFNGEEVFGMCALTIYQGNIVYQQ; from the coding sequence ATGAGCTTAATAATCACAAATGGTAAACAGGTTACAAAAGATAATCAACTAGTAGATATTCATTTAAAAATTGACGGCAAAAAGATTGTCGCAGTTAGCGAGCAATTAGATTTCGACGTTGCGGATAATGACCAAGTTATTGATGTGGCTGGGAAGTTAGTCACACCAGGATTGACAGATGTCCATGTCCACTTCCGCCAACCCGGTTTTGAAGATAAAGAAACCATTTTAACTGGTAGTCAAGCAGCAGCTCGGGGTGGTTTTACTCGCGTTGCGGCCATGCCTAACTTGAATCCAGCACCTGATACACCAGAAAAATTAACAGCTATCCAAGAATTGATTGATCAAGATGCAGTTATTGAAGTCTTACAATATGCACCAATTACAGGTAACCTTAAATCAGATGACTTAGTCGACATGGAAAATATGCCAGAAGCCTTTGCCTTTACCAATGACGGGTTTGGGGTTCAAACTGCAGGCACTATGTATCTGGCTATGAAAGAAGCAGCCCGCCTAGGTAAACCAATCGTTGCCCATACGGAAGACGAAAGTCTATTATTTGGCGGTGTAATGCATGAGGGTGTTAAAAATAAGGAACTTGGTTTACCTGGTATCTTAAATGCAACAGAATCTAGTCAAATTGCACGTGATATTCATTTAGCGGAAGAAACAGGTGTCCATTACCACGTTTGTCACGTATCCACTAAGGCATCTGTCGCAGCTATTCGTGACGGTAAAGCGCGTGGTGTGCATGTGACAGCAGAAGTTGCACCACATCATTTAATTCTAAATGAACTAGATATCCCAGCTGACGATGCTACTTACAAGATGAACCCACCTTTACGTGGTGAAGAAGATCAAGCGGCTTTATTAGAAGGTTTGTTAGATGGTACTTTAGACATGGTCGCAACTGACCATGCACCGCACACTTTGGCTGAGAAGGCTAACGGTTTTATGGGTTCACCATTTGGAATTGTTGGTATTGAAACTGCGTTTGCTGTGATGTACACCCATTTTGTAAAGACAGGTATCATGTCTCTAGCCTTTTTACTTGAAAAAATGGTTACAGCACCAACAGATGTATTCGACTTAGCACCTGCTACACTATCAGTTGGTAGTTCAGCAGATATTGCAGTTTTTGATCTATCGCAAGCCTATACAATTGATCCAGCAGACTATTTATCAAAATCACAAGTGACACCATTTAACGGGGAAGAAGTATTTGGTATGTGTGCTTTGACTATTTATCAAGGAAATATCGTTTATCAACAATAA
- a CDS encoding PhoH family protein: MTESAISKSVALMNPALAVQLFGTEDRNLSLIEQAFEVQIFARDEQIEVTGQEADVAQAIDLLTELQVILQSGITIGDRDVVTAIKMAKNGTINHFVSLYEEEIGRTFEGKAIRTKTVGQRQYLHAVNKHAITFGIGPAGTGKTFLAVMMAVQALKQGRVKRIVLTRPAVEAGESLGFLPGDLKEKVDPYLRPIYDALYTIYGREHTERLLERGVIEVAPLAYMRGRTLEDAFVILDEAQNTTVAQMKMFLTRLGFGSKMIVNGDKTQIDLPRGAKSGLIDAERHLQGIKDIDFVHFTATDVVRHPVVSAIINAYANEDKGN; encoded by the coding sequence TTGACAGAATCTGCAATCAGTAAAAGTGTAGCCTTGATGAATCCAGCATTAGCCGTACAACTATTTGGTACTGAGGACCGTAATCTTTCTTTGATTGAACAAGCTTTTGAGGTGCAAATATTTGCCAGAGATGAGCAAATTGAAGTAACCGGACAAGAAGCGGATGTTGCCCAAGCGATTGATTTACTGACAGAATTACAAGTTATTCTACAATCAGGTATCACAATTGGTGACCGTGATGTGGTTACTGCGATTAAAATGGCAAAGAATGGGACTATCAACCACTTTGTAAGTTTATATGAAGAGGAAATTGGCCGGACCTTTGAAGGGAAAGCTATTCGAACAAAAACTGTAGGTCAACGTCAATATTTACACGCTGTCAATAAACATGCCATTACTTTTGGGATTGGACCAGCTGGTACCGGGAAAACTTTCTTAGCAGTGATGATGGCCGTTCAGGCTTTAAAACAAGGACGGGTAAAACGGATTGTCCTAACGCGTCCAGCAGTTGAAGCAGGGGAAAGCTTAGGTTTCCTACCTGGTGACTTGAAAGAGAAGGTTGATCCGTACTTACGACCAATATATGATGCCCTATATACTATTTATGGCCGGGAGCATACTGAACGCTTACTGGAACGTGGCGTGATTGAAGTGGCACCACTTGCTTATATGCGTGGTCGGACTTTGGAAGATGCTTTCGTCATTCTTGATGAAGCACAAAATACAACGGTTGCCCAAATGAAGATGTTCTTAACACGTCTTGGTTTCGGGTCTAAGATGATTGTCAATGGAGACAAGACACAAATTGATTTACCTAGAGGTGCTAAATCCGGGTTAATCGATGCGGAAAGACACTTGCAGGGGATTAAAGATATCGACTTTGTGCACTTTACAGCGACTGATGTTGTTCGTCACCCAGTGGTTTCAGCAATCATCAATGCCTATGCCAATGAAGATAAGGGTAATTAA